A DNA window from Burkholderia sp. HI2500 contains the following coding sequences:
- a CDS encoding ABC transporter permease, whose translation MTQPPVTPTDAGAQQDVTGRRARTLSGTRLGLSNYLGLAGALAAMIALFSVLSSHFLTYDTFSTIANQIPDLVVMSVGMTFVLIIAGIDLSVGSVLALAASMVSVAALKWQWGPLPAALIGIAVATATGALTGAVTVGWRIPSFIVSLGVLEAARGLAYQLTNSRTAYIGDAFDFLSNPITLGISPAFLIAVAVMIAAQFVLTRTVFGRYLVGIGTNEEAVRLAGVNPRPYKILVFALMGALAGLASLFQISRLEAADPNAGVGLELQVIAAVVIGGTSLMGGRGSVISTFFGVLIISVLAAGLAQIGANEPTKRIITGAVIVVAVVLDTYRSRRTRVR comes from the coding sequence ATGACCCAGCCTCCCGTAACCCCGACCGACGCAGGCGCGCAGCAGGACGTGACGGGGCGCCGTGCGCGCACGCTGTCCGGCACGCGGCTCGGCCTGTCGAACTACCTCGGGCTCGCCGGTGCGCTCGCCGCGATGATTGCGCTGTTTTCGGTGCTGAGCTCGCATTTCCTGACCTACGATACGTTCAGCACGATCGCGAACCAGATTCCCGATCTCGTCGTGATGTCGGTCGGGATGACCTTCGTGCTGATCATCGCCGGGATCGACCTGTCGGTCGGCTCGGTGCTCGCGCTCGCCGCGTCGATGGTCAGCGTCGCCGCGCTGAAATGGCAGTGGGGGCCGCTGCCGGCCGCGCTGATCGGCATCGCGGTCGCGACCGCGACGGGTGCGCTGACCGGCGCGGTTACCGTCGGCTGGCGGATCCCGTCGTTCATCGTGTCGCTCGGCGTGCTGGAGGCCGCGCGCGGCCTCGCATACCAGCTGACGAATTCGCGCACGGCCTACATCGGCGACGCGTTTGATTTCCTGTCGAACCCGATCACGCTCGGCATCTCGCCGGCGTTCCTGATCGCGGTCGCGGTGATGATCGCGGCCCAGTTCGTGCTGACGCGCACCGTGTTCGGACGCTATCTCGTCGGGATCGGCACGAACGAAGAAGCGGTCCGACTTGCAGGGGTTAACCCGAGGCCGTATAAAATTCTCGTATTCGCATTGATGGGCGCCCTCGCAGGGCTGGCGTCGTTGTTCCAGATTTCGCGGCTCGAGGCGGCCGACCCGAATGCGGGCGTCGGTCTCGAACTGCAGGTGATTGCCGCCGTCGTGATCGGCGGCACGAGCCTGATGGGCGGGCGCGGCTCGGTGATCAGCACGTTCTTCGGCGTGTTGATCATCTCCGTGCTGGCCGCGGGGCTGGCGCAGATCGGTGCGAACGAGCCGACGAAACGGATCATCACCGGCGCGGTGATCGTGGTGGCGGTCGTGCTCGATACGTATCGCAGCCGGCGCACCCGCGTGCGGTAG
- the rbsK gene encoding ribokinase, whose protein sequence is MTAPAAGTGRVTVVGSLNMDLVVRAPRLPLPGETLAGHAFAQAAGGKGGNQAVAAARLGAQVAMIGCVGADAHGTALRTGLEAEGIDCAGLATSASASTGVALIVVDDASQNAIVIVAGGNGEVTTETVARHEAALASADVLICQLETPPDAVFAALSAGRRLGRTVVLNPAPAVAPLPDGWLPLVDYLIPNEVEAAALTALPVRDPAEAEAAARVLQAGGARNVLVTLGARGVLALTADGAARHYPAPAVQAVDTTAAGDTFIGGFSARLAAGADVDTAIRFAQRAAALSVTRAGAQPSIPTLAELAE, encoded by the coding sequence ATGACGGCGCCCGCGGCAGGCACCGGCCGCGTGACGGTGGTCGGCAGCCTCAACATGGATCTCGTCGTGCGCGCGCCGCGCCTGCCGCTGCCGGGCGAAACGCTCGCCGGTCATGCGTTCGCGCAGGCGGCGGGCGGCAAGGGCGGCAACCAGGCCGTCGCGGCCGCCCGGCTCGGCGCGCAGGTCGCGATGATCGGCTGCGTCGGCGCGGATGCGCACGGCACGGCCCTGCGCACGGGGCTCGAAGCCGAGGGGATCGACTGTGCGGGGCTCGCGACGAGCGCGTCGGCGTCGACCGGCGTCGCGCTGATCGTCGTCGACGATGCGAGCCAGAACGCGATCGTGATCGTCGCGGGCGGCAACGGCGAGGTCACGACCGAGACGGTCGCCCGGCACGAGGCCGCACTGGCGTCGGCCGACGTGCTGATCTGCCAGCTCGAGACGCCGCCGGACGCGGTGTTCGCGGCGCTGTCGGCCGGGCGGCGGCTCGGCCGCACCGTGGTGCTCAATCCGGCTCCGGCTGTCGCACCGCTGCCGGACGGCTGGCTGCCGCTCGTCGATTACCTGATCCCGAACGAGGTCGAGGCCGCCGCGCTGACCGCACTGCCGGTGCGCGACCCGGCGGAGGCGGAAGCCGCCGCGCGCGTGCTGCAGGCAGGCGGCGCGCGCAACGTGCTGGTGACGCTCGGCGCGCGCGGCGTGCTGGCGCTGACGGCCGATGGCGCGGCGCGGCATTATCCGGCGCCTGCCGTGCAGGCCGTCGACACGACGGCGGCCGGCGATACCTTCATCGGCGGCTTTTCCGCACGGCTCGCGGCCGGCGCGGACGTCGATACGGCCATCCGCTTCGCGCAACGCGCCGCGGCACTGTCGGTCACCCGAGCGGGCGCGCAGCCGTCGATTCCCACGCTGGCCGAACTGGCCGAATAG
- a CDS encoding sugar ABC transporter substrate-binding protein, protein MNVLFRRRFLTAALAAVAVAAAPAVHAQSAAKPKVALVMKSLANEFFLTMETGAKEYQKHNAGQFDLITNGIKDETDTANQIRIVEQMIVSKVDAIVLAPADSKALVPVVKKAVDAGIVVVNIDNRLDPDVLKSKNLNVPFVGPDNRKGARKIGDYLAKRLKAGDQVGIVEGVSTTTNAQQRTAGFQDAMKAGGMKVVSVQSGEWEIDKGNAVAAAMLNEYPNLKALLCGNDNMAIGAVSAVRAAGKQGKVLVVGYDNINAIKPMLKDGRVLATADQYAAKQAVFGIDTALKAIAEHRKQADMSGVVETPVDLVTK, encoded by the coding sequence ATGAATGTCCTCTTTCGCCGTCGCTTCCTGACCGCCGCGCTCGCCGCCGTCGCGGTCGCCGCCGCACCGGCCGTCCACGCGCAATCGGCAGCCAAGCCGAAGGTCGCGCTCGTGATGAAGTCGCTCGCCAACGAGTTCTTCCTGACGATGGAAACGGGCGCGAAGGAATACCAGAAACACAACGCGGGCCAGTTCGACCTGATCACCAACGGCATCAAGGACGAAACCGACACCGCGAACCAGATCCGCATCGTCGAGCAGATGATCGTGTCGAAGGTCGACGCGATCGTGCTCGCGCCGGCCGATTCGAAGGCGCTCGTGCCGGTCGTGAAGAAGGCGGTCGACGCCGGCATCGTCGTCGTGAACATCGACAACCGGCTCGATCCCGACGTGCTGAAATCGAAGAACCTGAACGTGCCGTTCGTCGGCCCGGACAACCGCAAGGGCGCGCGCAAGATCGGCGATTACCTCGCGAAGCGGCTGAAGGCGGGCGACCAGGTCGGCATCGTCGAAGGCGTGTCGACGACGACCAATGCGCAGCAGCGCACGGCCGGCTTCCAGGACGCGATGAAGGCGGGCGGGATGAAGGTCGTGTCGGTGCAGTCCGGCGAATGGGAGATCGACAAGGGCAATGCGGTCGCCGCCGCGATGCTCAACGAATACCCGAACCTGAAGGCGCTGCTGTGCGGCAACGACAACATGGCGATCGGCGCCGTGTCGGCCGTGCGCGCGGCCGGCAAGCAGGGCAAGGTGCTCGTGGTCGGCTACGACAACATCAACGCGATCAAGCCGATGCTGAAGGACGGCCGCGTGCTCGCGACCGCCGATCAGTACGCGGCGAAGCAGGCCGTGTTCGGTATCGACACGGCGCTCAAGGCGATTGCGGAGCATCGCAAGCAGGCCGACATGTCGGGCGTGGTCGAGACGCCGGTGGATCTCGTGACGAAGTGA
- a CDS encoding PrkA family serine protein kinase yields MDIYSSFANRFEKTREEELSLEEYLALCKNDPSAYATAGERMLEAIGEPEHIDTRNDPRLSRIFANKVIKVYPAFREFYGMEEVIEQVVAYFRHAAQGLEEKKQILYLLGPVGGGKSSIAERLKQLMERVPFYSLKGSPVNESPLGLFDYDEDGPILEEQYGIPRRYLKNILSPWAVKRLHEYNGDIRQFRVVRRYPSILRQVGIAKTEPGDENNQDISSLVGKVDIRKLEQYAQDDADAYSYSGGLCLANQGLLEFVEMFKAPIKVLHPLLTATQEGNFKGTEGFGAIPFDGIILAHSNESEWKAFRNNRNNEALLDRIFVVKVPYCLRVSEETKIYEKLIRNSSLAEAVCAPGTLKMMSQFSVLSRLHEPENSSLFSKMQVYDGENLKDTDPKAKSYQEYRDYAGVDEGMTGVSTRFAFKILSRVFNFDSSEVAANPVHLMYVLEQQIEREQFPPETEQKYLSFVKDVLASRYAEFIGKEIQTAYLESYSEYGQNIFDRYVTYADFWIQDQEFRDHDTGESFDRAALNAELEKIEKPAGISNPKDYRNEIVNFVLRARAANAGKNPVWTSYEKLRVVIEKKMFSNTEELLPVISFNAKGSAEEQRKHEDFVNRMVAKGYTPKQVRLLCDWYLRVRKSS; encoded by the coding sequence ATGGATATTTACAGCAGCTTCGCGAACCGCTTCGAAAAAACGCGAGAGGAAGAGCTCTCGCTGGAGGAGTATCTCGCGCTCTGCAAGAACGATCCATCCGCGTACGCGACGGCTGGTGAACGCATGCTGGAAGCAATCGGGGAACCTGAACACATCGATACCCGCAACGACCCGCGCCTGTCGCGGATCTTTGCGAACAAGGTCATCAAGGTCTATCCCGCATTCCGTGAGTTCTACGGAATGGAGGAGGTGATCGAGCAGGTGGTCGCCTATTTCCGCCACGCTGCGCAAGGGCTCGAAGAGAAGAAGCAGATCCTCTATCTGCTTGGCCCGGTGGGCGGCGGCAAGTCGTCGATCGCCGAGCGTCTGAAGCAACTGATGGAGCGCGTGCCGTTCTATTCGCTGAAGGGTTCGCCCGTCAACGAATCGCCGCTCGGGCTGTTCGACTACGACGAAGACGGTCCGATCCTCGAGGAACAGTACGGCATTCCGCGCCGCTACCTGAAGAACATCCTGAGTCCGTGGGCCGTCAAGCGGCTGCACGAATACAACGGCGACATCCGCCAGTTCCGCGTGGTGCGCCGCTATCCGTCGATCCTGCGGCAGGTCGGCATCGCGAAGACGGAGCCGGGTGACGAGAACAATCAGGACATCTCGTCGCTGGTCGGCAAGGTCGATATCCGCAAGCTCGAACAGTACGCGCAGGACGACGCCGACGCGTACAGCTACTCGGGCGGCCTGTGCCTGGCGAACCAGGGGCTGCTCGAGTTCGTCGAAATGTTCAAGGCGCCGATCAAGGTGCTGCACCCGCTGCTCACCGCCACGCAGGAAGGCAACTTCAAGGGCACCGAGGGCTTCGGCGCGATTCCGTTCGACGGGATCATCCTCGCGCACTCGAACGAGTCGGAGTGGAAGGCGTTCCGCAACAACCGCAACAACGAGGCACTGCTCGACCGGATCTTCGTCGTGAAGGTGCCGTACTGCCTGCGCGTGTCGGAAGAGACCAAGATCTACGAGAAGCTGATCCGCAACTCGTCGCTGGCCGAAGCCGTCTGCGCGCCGGGCACGCTGAAGATGATGTCGCAGTTCTCGGTGCTGTCGCGCCTGCACGAGCCGGAGAATTCGAGCCTGTTCTCGAAGATGCAGGTGTATGACGGCGAAAACCTGAAGGACACCGATCCGAAGGCGAAGTCGTACCAGGAATACCGCGACTACGCGGGCGTGGACGAAGGGATGACGGGCGTGTCGACACGCTTCGCGTTCAAGATCCTGTCGCGCGTGTTCAACTTCGATTCGAGCGAGGTGGCGGCCAACCCCGTGCACCTGATGTACGTGCTCGAACAGCAGATCGAACGCGAGCAGTTCCCGCCGGAAACCGAGCAGAAGTACCTGTCCTTCGTGAAGGACGTGCTCGCGTCGCGCTACGCGGAATTCATCGGCAAGGAGATCCAGACGGCGTACCTCGAGTCGTATTCGGAGTACGGCCAGAACATCTTCGACCGCTACGTCACGTATGCGGACTTCTGGATCCAGGACCAGGAATTCCGCGATCACGACACGGGCGAGAGCTTCGACCGCGCCGCGCTGAACGCGGAGCTGGAGAAGATCGAGAAGCCGGCCGGCATCAGTAATCCGAAGGATTACCGCAACGAGATCGTGAACTTCGTGTTGCGTGCGCGGGCGGCGAATGCCGGCAAGAACCCCGTGTGGACGAGCTACGAGAAGTTGCGCGTCGTGATCGAGAAGAAGATGTTCTCGAACACCGAGGAACTGTTGCCGGTGATTTCGTTCAACGCCAAGGGTTCGGCGGAGGAGCAGCGCAAGCATGAGGACTTTGTGAACCGGATGGTCGCGAAGGGCTATACGCCGAAGCAGGTGAGGCTGCTTTGCGACTGGTACCTGCGCGTGCGCAAGTCGTCATGA
- a CDS encoding LacI family DNA-binding transcriptional regulator yields the protein MATIKDVAAMAGVSFTTVSHVVNNSRPVSADVRAKVEGAIRELNYVPSAVARSLKARATATIGLVVPNSTNPYFAELARGIEDQCAANGYCVFFCNSDDDPVKQRNYLRVLQEKRIDGLIVASAGEDAVLAQTLADIHAPLVVVDRNIEGLAADLVQIDHERGAYLATRHLLELGHAKIGCITGPTDTAVSAMRVHGFIRAMAERGVDIVPGAIAESDFSCLGGYHAASRLFESVRPSAIFAGNDLMGVGALRAAAERGMRVPDDCSIIGFDDIEFSRYTYPALSTVGQSVRALGEMAAQTLIERIGGGSTAVPSRRRVVSPRLVLRESTAVYREPPASGGRA from the coding sequence ATGGCGACGATCAAGGATGTGGCGGCCATGGCGGGCGTGTCGTTTACGACCGTCTCGCACGTGGTGAACAATTCGCGGCCGGTGTCCGCGGATGTGCGTGCGAAGGTCGAGGGCGCAATCCGCGAGCTGAATTACGTGCCGTCGGCCGTGGCGCGCTCGTTGAAGGCGCGTGCGACGGCGACCATCGGCCTTGTCGTGCCGAACAGCACGAATCCGTACTTCGCCGAGCTTGCGCGCGGGATCGAGGACCAGTGTGCGGCCAATGGCTATTGCGTGTTCTTCTGCAACTCGGACGACGATCCCGTCAAGCAGCGCAACTACCTGCGCGTGCTGCAGGAAAAGCGCATCGACGGGCTGATCGTCGCATCGGCCGGCGAGGATGCGGTGCTCGCTCAGACGCTCGCGGATATCCACGCGCCGCTCGTCGTCGTCGACCGCAACATCGAGGGGCTCGCGGCCGACCTCGTGCAGATCGACCACGAGCGCGGTGCGTACCTGGCGACGCGTCACCTGCTCGAGCTCGGGCACGCGAAGATCGGCTGCATCACGGGGCCGACCGACACGGCGGTCAGCGCCATGCGCGTGCATGGCTTCATCCGCGCGATGGCCGAGCGCGGGGTCGACATCGTGCCGGGCGCGATCGCGGAAAGCGACTTCTCGTGCCTCGGCGGTTATCACGCGGCGTCGCGGCTGTTCGAATCGGTGCGGCCGAGCGCGATCTTCGCGGGCAACGACCTGATGGGCGTCGGCGCGCTGCGCGCGGCGGCCGAGCGCGGCATGCGCGTGCCCGACGACTGTTCGATCATCGGGTTCGACGACATCGAATTCTCCCGCTACACGTATCCGGCCCTGTCGACGGTCGGCCAGTCGGTGCGCGCGCTCGGCGAAATGGCCGCGCAGACGCTGATCGAGCGCATCGGCGGCGGCTCGACCGCCGTGCCGAGCCGCCGCCGCGTCGTGTCGCCGCGCCTCGTGCTGCGCGAATCGACGGCGGTCTATCGCGAGCCGCCGGCCTCCGGCGGTCGCGCATGA
- a CDS encoding DUF805 domain-containing protein — MNLKWLLFSFEGRIERLPWWIYALVSTVLSAIFDAGSRGAPEDDLPPLVMLVAVVIAVVAVWSSIAVGVKRLHDIDKSGWWMLLLFVPIVGALALFVMNGFIAGTPHANRFGEPPSADEDEPAPRGPA, encoded by the coding sequence TTCTCTTTTCGTTCGAAGGCCGGATCGAGCGCCTGCCGTGGTGGATCTACGCGCTGGTTTCCACGGTGCTCAGCGCGATTTTCGATGCGGGTTCCCGCGGTGCGCCGGAAGACGATCTGCCGCCGCTGGTGATGCTGGTGGCCGTCGTCATCGCGGTCGTCGCGGTGTGGTCGTCGATTGCGGTCGGCGTGAAGCGGCTGCACGACATCGACAAGTCGGGATGGTGGATGCTGCTGCTGTTCGTGCCGATCGTCGGCGCGCTCGCGTTGTTCGTGATGAACGGCTTCATCGCCGGCACGCCGCATGCAAACCGCTTCGGCGAGCCGCCGTCGGCCGATGAGGACGAACCGGCGCCGCGGGGCCCGGCGTGA
- a CDS encoding methyl-accepting chemotaxis protein encodes MVFKNLTIRARIGFTMAFLAVLLGVIGALGVYGMTRANDTTRDVFTNQMPSAVDVSVAEIYAARERLALDRGALLAGTPDSAAAVERSRAMRAQSDTWWQKYLALPRGPEEDRLAQDVAAKRQALQHACDAFASVIGANQADRIGEGAKQLQASYNDLSVASEALRNFQFTDAQAGFDRAESAFDTVRVLAIAALAAGLAAAVVSWLTLSRAIGRPIADALAHFDAIAAGDLRRPIVVDRRDEMGQLLEGLGKMQRGLVDTVRTVRGGSESIATAARQIAAGNIDLSSRTEEQAAALQETASSMEQLTGTVKQNADNARQASSLAANASEIANKGNTVVGQVVGTMGEINDSSAKIADIIAIIEGIAFQTNILALNAAVEAARAGEEGRGFAVVAGEVRSLAQRSSTAAKEIKVLIDASVERIRSGSTLVDEAGRTMSDVISAVQRVTDIMGEIAAASEEQSGGIDQVARAVAQMDEVTQQNAALVEEAAAAAQSLDEQAGRLRETAAVFQLNEDEARPGVAAPVAVRHPPRAAAATVAVPVQVAARDERDAPPKRVAAAAPVRRPVAASAAPAQAAATADADDWETF; translated from the coding sequence ATGGTGTTCAAAAACCTGACGATTCGTGCGCGCATCGGTTTCACGATGGCGTTTCTGGCGGTGCTCCTGGGGGTGATCGGTGCGCTTGGCGTGTACGGCATGACGCGCGCGAACGACACGACGCGCGACGTTTTCACGAACCAGATGCCCAGCGCGGTCGACGTTTCGGTGGCCGAGATCTACGCCGCGCGCGAACGCCTTGCGCTCGACCGTGGGGCGCTGCTGGCCGGCACGCCGGACTCGGCGGCGGCCGTGGAACGAAGCCGCGCGATGCGCGCGCAGTCCGACACGTGGTGGCAGAAATACCTCGCGTTGCCGCGCGGCCCGGAGGAAGACCGGCTCGCACAGGACGTCGCCGCGAAGCGGCAGGCGTTGCAGCACGCGTGTGACGCGTTCGCGAGCGTGATCGGAGCGAATCAGGCCGACCGGATCGGCGAAGGCGCGAAGCAGCTCCAGGCGAGCTACAACGACCTCTCGGTGGCGAGCGAGGCGCTGCGCAACTTCCAGTTCACCGATGCGCAAGCCGGCTTCGACCGTGCGGAATCGGCGTTCGACACGGTGCGCGTGCTGGCGATCGCCGCGCTGGCGGCCGGCCTTGCCGCCGCGGTGGTGTCGTGGCTGACGCTGAGCCGCGCGATCGGCCGTCCGATTGCCGACGCGCTCGCGCATTTCGACGCGATTGCCGCCGGCGACCTGCGCCGGCCGATCGTCGTGGATCGCCGTGACGAGATGGGCCAGCTTCTCGAAGGCCTCGGCAAGATGCAGCGCGGGCTCGTCGACACGGTGCGCACCGTGCGCGGCGGCAGCGAGTCGATCGCGACCGCGGCGCGCCAGATCGCGGCCGGTAACATCGACCTGTCGTCGCGCACCGAGGAACAGGCCGCGGCGCTGCAGGAAACCGCGTCGAGCATGGAGCAGCTGACCGGCACCGTGAAGCAGAACGCGGACAATGCACGCCAGGCGAGTTCGCTGGCCGCGAACGCGTCGGAGATTGCAAACAAGGGCAATACGGTGGTCGGGCAGGTGGTCGGCACGATGGGCGAGATCAACGACAGCTCGGCCAAGATCGCGGACATCATCGCGATCATCGAAGGAATCGCGTTCCAGACCAACATTCTTGCGCTGAATGCCGCAGTCGAAGCGGCGCGGGCGGGCGAGGAAGGCCGCGGTTTCGCGGTCGTCGCGGGCGAGGTGCGCAGCCTGGCCCAGCGTTCGTCGACCGCGGCCAAGGAGATCAAGGTGCTGATCGACGCATCGGTGGAGCGCATTCGCTCGGGTTCCACGCTGGTCGACGAAGCAGGGCGCACGATGAGCGACGTGATCAGTGCGGTGCAGCGCGTGACGGACATCATGGGCGAGATCGCGGCGGCGTCCGAGGAGCAGAGCGGCGGGATCGACCAGGTGGCGCGCGCGGTCGCGCAGATGGACGAGGTCACGCAGCAGAATGCGGCGCTCGTCGAGGAAGCCGCGGCTGCCGCGCAATCGCTCGACGAACAGGCCGGGCGCCTGCGTGAAACGGCAGCGGTCTTCCAGCTCAATGAAGACGAGGCTCGCCCGGGTGTCGCGGCACCGGTTGCCGTGCGTCACCCGCCGCGTGCGGCCGCCGCAACGGTGGCGGTGCCCGTCCAGGTTGCTGCGCGCGACGAGCGCGACGCACCCCCGAAACGCGTCGCCGCAGCGGCGCCGGTACGCCGGCCTGTCGCGGCTTCTGCAGCACCCGCGCAAGCGGCCGCTACCGCCGACGCGGACGATTGGGAAACCTTCTGA
- a CDS encoding sugar ABC transporter ATP-binding protein: MDPTFQPSRAAAPVLSVSGVGKTYAEPVLADVTLTLEAGHALALTGENGAGKSTLSKIIGGLVEPTAGTMQLGGMPYAPASRTQAEALGVRMVMQELNLLPTLTVAENLFLNRLPRRFGIIDRARLRDDARAAMAQVGLDAVDPDTPVGALGIGHQQMVEIARNLIGDCRVLILDEPTAMLTAREVELLFEQIDRLKARGVAIVYISHRLEELARVAERVAVLRDGRLVHAGDMAATTSDGLVTLMVGREIGEHIDLGERHIGAPRLVVSGLSRGTAVRDVSLEVRAGEIFGISGLIGAGRTELLRLIYGADAPDAGTIAIGQPPKPVRIGSPVEAVKQGIALITEDRKGEGLLLTQSITANVSLGQLDRLARGGIVDGARETALAEQQIDALRIRTHGATQAVGELSGGNQQKVVIGRWLARDMGVLLFDEPTRGIDVGAKFEIYTLMGALAREGRALVVVSSDLRELMLICDRIGVMSAGRMTAVFERGNWTQDALLAAAFAGFGRETPPGGAQHPDAGQAQGAARGTSNTGRPQ, encoded by the coding sequence ATGGACCCGACTTTCCAACCCTCCCGCGCAGCCGCTCCCGTGCTGTCCGTCTCCGGCGTCGGCAAGACCTATGCCGAACCCGTGCTCGCCGACGTCACGCTGACGCTCGAGGCGGGCCACGCGCTCGCGTTGACGGGCGAGAACGGCGCCGGCAAGAGCACGCTGTCGAAGATCATCGGCGGGCTCGTCGAGCCGACCGCCGGCACGATGCAGCTCGGCGGCATGCCGTATGCGCCGGCGAGCCGGACGCAGGCCGAGGCACTCGGCGTGCGCATGGTGATGCAGGAGCTGAACCTGCTGCCGACACTGACGGTCGCCGAAAACCTGTTCCTGAACCGCCTGCCGCGGCGCTTCGGGATCATCGATCGCGCGCGGCTGCGCGACGATGCGCGGGCCGCGATGGCGCAGGTCGGGCTCGACGCGGTCGATCCCGATACGCCGGTCGGCGCGCTCGGCATCGGCCACCAGCAGATGGTCGAGATCGCACGCAACCTGATCGGCGACTGCCGTGTGCTGATTCTCGACGAACCGACCGCGATGCTGACCGCGCGTGAAGTCGAGTTGCTGTTCGAGCAGATCGACCGGCTGAAGGCGCGCGGCGTCGCGATCGTCTACATCTCGCACCGGCTCGAGGAACTCGCGCGGGTCGCCGAGCGCGTCGCAGTGCTGCGCGACGGCCGGCTCGTCCATGCGGGCGACATGGCGGCGACGACGTCCGACGGGCTGGTCACGCTGATGGTCGGGCGCGAGATCGGCGAGCACATCGATCTTGGCGAGCGTCATATCGGCGCGCCGCGGCTCGTCGTGTCGGGCCTCAGCCGCGGGACGGCGGTGCGCGACGTGTCGCTCGAGGTGCGCGCGGGCGAGATCTTCGGCATTTCTGGGTTGATCGGTGCGGGACGTACCGAGCTGTTGCGGCTGATCTACGGCGCGGATGCGCCGGACGCGGGGACGATCGCGATCGGCCAGCCGCCGAAGCCGGTGCGGATCGGTTCGCCCGTCGAGGCGGTGAAGCAGGGCATCGCGCTGATCACCGAGGATCGCAAGGGCGAAGGGCTGCTGCTGACGCAGTCGATCACCGCGAACGTGTCGCTCGGCCAGCTCGACCGGCTCGCGCGCGGCGGGATCGTCGACGGCGCGCGCGAAACGGCGCTCGCCGAGCAGCAGATCGACGCGCTGCGGATCCGCACGCACGGCGCGACGCAGGCGGTCGGCGAGCTGTCGGGCGGCAACCAGCAGAAGGTCGTGATCGGCCGCTGGCTCGCACGCGACATGGGCGTGCTGCTGTTCGACGAGCCGACGCGCGGGATCGACGTCGGCGCAAAGTTCGAGATCTACACTTTGATGGGCGCGCTCGCGCGCGAAGGCCGCGCGCTCGTCGTCGTGTCGAGCGACCTGCGCGAGCTGATGCTGATCTGCGACCGGATCGGCGTGATGTCGGCCGGGCGCATGACCGCCGTGTTCGAGCGCGGCAACTGGACCCAGGATGCGCTGCTGGCCGCGGCGTTCGCCGGCTTCGGCCGCGAGACGCCGCCGGGCGGCGCGCAGCATCCGGACGCGGGGCAGGCGCAAGGCGCTGCTCGCGGCACTTCGAATACAGGACGACCGCAATGA